The stretch of DNA AATGGTAGCAAGTACCTTTTTTTTGGAGTAGGGTTGACATATGAAAAAATTTAATATCCTGACAAAAGTCTggacatcaccctaaaaatGTCAACATTTTCTGGCCGGTCAATCTCCGGAAATATCTTATTTTACGTAGCGTAAAAAAAGATACGGTCATTTCTGCTGCAATAAACACACTTCGACACTCTTAAggaaatcaaaatttatagggtACTTGCCCGTTGACCAAGAACTAGGAAaggcaagtaatatcgtcttatACTACAGGGAAAAATCTCATAGTTTATAAAATTTGTACGGAATCCTTCAGAAGTCCAAACTCGGGGTTTGCCAGAGAGCTATGGAGCGGAGCATATTAGGTGTGAAACTAAGGGATCGCATccggaacaccacgctgcgctcaaAAACTCAGATAATAGATGTAGCTCAAAAAGCGGccaagctaaagtgggactgggctggtcatgtctgccgcatgccgaacgacttgtgggccaagttaaccacagaGTGGGTGCCCCACGAGTCACACCGGGGATCCGGCagacctcgtcggcgatggcgggataacttggactcctttttgagagactggccagatgtagctcaaaaccgggacgagtggaagaagaggggggaggcctttgcccagcagtgggacacaacaggctcataataataatgtacggaatccttggtgggcgagtccgactcgcacttgtccggtttttttctttACAGATAACAGATAACGAACGAGTTGTCTCGAAGAGCTTTTTTACAGATTGCTGGGTGTCATGACATCAGGGATTTTGGAGAGCTTGATCCCAGTTTTGGCCACGAACAGCCAAGGCCATAGATATATTTTgtgtagggatgtaccgactagtcgggaaagccgactatccggccacatttgtagtcggcgattagtcggcgactagtcggcaaaaatggccgattagtcggcactttattagtgcaagaaaaaaaagaaaaaaaaaagaaatcaacagtcaatatttaccatatgttttatgtcttttttactaTACCTATTCAGAGTGCATACGagaacttttgttcatataattgaccgtttgatcgttatcgtatgttggtgggctggtgttttcaggtcgatctcaactgattctcgtgtaatatcatgggcaagttcgatagttaaataattttattattattcagtactagcttttgcccgcgactttgtctgcgtggaattagtgacagcagctaaagtaggtatagcgcctttATAATGCTAAGAgtaatcattcaattcgcgcattgttTACTTCAATTactaggcaattcattaactctttcaattccacctccctttgcactctcttcagggatgatttccgacataaaaactatcctatgtccttccctgggactcaaactatctctataccaaatttcaactaaatcgcttcagcggcttaagcgtgaagaagtaacagacagacagaccgacacactttcgcctttatattatagtattatatagtaagtatatattgacgaactattaatgttaaactgaaataaatgtcatatactaagaaaaagtgaccaaggcctccagtgccccaggctggaatcgaaccagcgtcctctattattagcgttttatttcagtttataatttatatagtagtgtttctacttgataaaaacaaattaaaatattttctgaaaaataatttaatttgttcaaatacttcatagaactattaatgttattgcaaaaattAGAGACTTAGGCAGGGCACGTTGATCGTAAAGTCGCTGACcaaggggataggttcttaactggcgactacatacgggaaatagagccttggaaatacctcctactaGCTGTACGGatggtctgctcaggatcgcaaaataaaagaaagacagaaattgaacgaggattcttgtgataggtctttgaagctgtagagaacaccttttagccaagctaatatgatgaatagcgcgacCAAAGGagtaaaactattgtttttcacctgaacttatacgaaactaatgatctggccgactaatcggccattcgagagCCGATTAGTcagctagtcggctagtcggccaaatcaatagtcggtacatcactaattttgtGTCATTGTCTGGACCTTGAAAACTTAACCTTGGCATCAGTGTGCCATGAATctcgaaaaatataatttcgaTCTTGGCTAGGACAACAGTCCCGGTAAACTGGAATTTCTTTGAATCGCAGGGAAACATTGCTTTCATCATATATAAGGTTGTCAACCACATGGCAAAATTATTTAGCTTGCATTCAAAAATCAACTCCGCAATCCGAAGTAAcacggtctagcataagttgcgttctcgcgcgcgagtccatacttgaagacGCGCTAGATGTaaggagtcgcgcgcgagaacgcaacttatgctagcaGGTCAGTTGACGGTGCCaccgaataaataatagtacagaaACTTCActtctctaacaaaacgcatctATTATGACAGacatgaccgctaggtggcgcaagcgcgagcagtcGTCGTCGGCAACTACTacggctagacaccaaaattggtgtgggccgcatgtacttgtagcgacacgacgaaatcgcggagtgagccacccCTGACTGTGGAAAATTACCTGTGACGAATGAACAGCGGCTTGCCCCTCCACTTAAATGTGACGGACTTGCCCTCAGGGATCTCAGAGAGCTTGATCTCGATCTTGGCCAGGGCCAGTACGTCAGCAGCGGCAGCCATGGAGGACACGAACTGCGTCACGACGGACTTGGCGGCATAGGCGCCGGCCATGCTGCCCGCTGTAATGTTTTGTAAAATGTGAATGATGAGTATGTCAAACCAACAGTATCGAAATCCGATATTGGCTCACAATACCGTAATTGAATATGACCCCCAAAAATCTTTTTTTAAGGTAAAATCAGTAGGTATAAGAGTCAATGAAAATGGTATGTATTTAAAGCTTTGTTTCACATAAACCAGCTAAAATTTGTGTCTGACCGAAGATTCGGTTtaggtttcggccagtttcggccaaaaaatcctgtttcggctgtagtttcggttttgGCCAAAAAATCCTTTTTCATCGGCCAGGCCGAAACTTATGAAATGGTACTTCGttctatgaaactaaactaagCGACAAAGATCAAACGTTGTGGAACAAGTAaataggacaacaatattaatatactgAGTTATGTATACAGAAATTATTTGACTTATAAAACACAATCCATCCAAAGTATTTGCCataatcatagagaaatatagtaaggatagagtgctcactccatgcatcagttttggtaccaaaacgactattatttttgtagtagttaggagtggccaattactatgtagtgggcaataactatagcagtcaccctatgtTTTTTATACATGTACAAGAGGCTAAGGAATGTAATGTTGCTATTATACAATATGTAAGTACCTTTCCATTATAGCTCAAGGACagtttgtcatattttatttatggtaCATTTAGAGTGTGTTAATGACATAAATCCTTGACAAATACTTAGTGAATCACATATTTGTGGCAACAGAGTACTAGGTACTTTAATTATACATTGTTATGAAACGGTAATAAGCTGTATACTAACCTCCAGCCATAAGGTATGTGAATGATTGACGTCCATCAGCAGTCTCCTTAGCCTGAGCCGTAGGATCCTGAGTTTCCTTGCGACGGTAAGCGGAAAAATCGGGGTACGCAATATCGGTGTGCGCAAATCGTACTTGAGTTGGCACTGAAATTGACAAGtgttatgtaatataatttttcatTAGAATCACCTGCGCAAAATGAGCGAAAACACAAACTAATAAACAAATTAGGCTTACCTTTCGCGCTAGCCTTGACCTTCAGGCCCTGGATAGGCAGGGATCCATGCAAGGATTGCACAGTCGAGGCTTTGGGTAAAGGTTGTGCCACTATCTTTTCGTTGGACACTGGAACGGCGACCAGTGGTCTCAGACCGTTTGAAACCACTTGGGATGTGGATTTGAAATACGGAGCCAAGTGCCCGGCCCTCACAACGGAAGTCATTTTGATACGCCTTCCTAAAACGTAATAAAATCGTTTTTACAAGAAAGCGCCAGTGCGCGAGGAAAGATCTAAAACGTCAATTTCGTGTTGCCACATTGAACTTTTTTCCGGGTCTTCAAAAGCGTTCAGGATAAATTCCTACCCAGTTTCACAGTTAAAGCTTTAACACACGATTAAACCGAATCGCATCGTACCATTTTCGGTCGTTGGTAAAAAGGTTTGCGTATATCTCTTACAAACTAGcaagtatagtttgtcaaaggactgtctcatttcaatcatagacagagataatcatagagtcagaccaagaatagtctgcagcggatttgatagcccacgcagtggaagtgttattttaaacgtcaaacttctatgaaatttaatgacgtataaatggcactggcactgcgtgggctatcaaatccgttgcagactttttttggtccgactctactatatttgtcttacactagcacccaaaagaaaactatgagtatagttttcctggttgttactgactgacaaattggtttgaccagctATAGCTGCACTGAAAAGTCCGCACAAATTTCGAACCTGCGCTCGACCGTGTGTAAATTTTAAGTGTATaagtatagtgtaaataacattatttgcggtatttgacgtctgtcactcacaacagcaatactacgtaaaatgttttgcacatcgaaatcacaaaggaaaacaactgcactgcgaacgtttacgttctacgtctttttttttttaattttagggttggccggacaccaccgttatgaatcggtagtcgtctaagtaaatcaatatgaatttttcatttttcttttaataaaaataaggaaaaggtggataattaactgtaaatatggatatatttatcgtcacttaacagacaacaaatttgacacagaaataacataaataaactttaaaatagatccccagttagtttcaattttgacaatgggtgcgacctactcggtcggtgtattaaatacaccgaccgaccggtagcttgcgggaaaaccatataattctagctttattacatctcaaataaaaattcattatacgtcacaattcgatacctcagtctacgtgccatccaatcgtaatcgcttgctgtgacaatcgatttgcgttagttacatctctatatacgtcagtcataatgtgtcaaataccgcaaataatgttatttacactttaAAGCAATTCTTCAGTAGAAcatatatatagatggtcaagcagatcttgtcagtagaaaaaggcggcaaatttgaaaaacgtAGACGCGAAGGggtatcgtctcatagaaaatttgaatttcgcgcctttttctactgacaagatttgcttgacaaattttatgaaataaattttgtATCTTACGCTTTTTCTGTAGAAAAATTGATGTGTGCGTTAACactctcacacacacacacacatgcacTCTCTTTCACCTTAGCTGCGCGAGTATAATAAGTATTGTTAATGTAATTATGCCGATAATTTTTATTCAGTTCGTGAGTTTCTTTTTTTCATATTAAAGTCTCTTTCTTTACTGGCTGCAACTTTACTAGTGTCGTGTAAAAAACTCTACAGTTGCctccagtagggctaccgccaataccgaaaatcgtcaattgcgggcatttttctctgtcactctaattacgccttcattggagtaaaagagtaagatccccgcaatttgcgaatttcggttttcgcggtagcccctcagaatctcgcgaactaaattgacaggtcaatgtgcacaaatgataccacagtttggccagtgctgttcatatcgatattttcaaaaaaagtttgaattagaGAATATCGCGAGAGTTCACCGCTAGGGGCACTACTGCTGCGCGGTCAGTTAAAATGAATCTTTAAGTAATCTTGTTAAGTTATTTTACAAATGTTATTTGGTATTTCGAAATTGtgcaattttatagtaatagagacaaggatattgggataaacatattgtaattaaatcaatattttattttatttgttaggaaAACTTACAGCTAGAGTAACAAGTTAGGTGATAACATATAAACAGTGATTTTGGCTCAAAATACAGTTAAGGCCAGCCCAGACGGGGAAATATATATTTCGTACAATGTGATTAATTTCTCATTTaatttgtgtggtgtggacgcaaaatttAAACCGTCTCGGTGATCCCTATTGCTTCGATTGTAAAGACCAGTCCCTAAATCTACCGGCCACatatacaaaattaaatcaccgattttagatttatgatGACATCCGAGCTCTTGAAATAAATAACTTGCCCCCAAACGTGCATACTAATTACTAattgaaatttgtcaatttcgcATCCGCACCTCGTGATTTGATCGGTAACGTCACAATCGAATCAAGCACTTTTCTCGTCACGTTCATATTAATCGAAATCGTTTGTGACCCCTAAACAATTATCACATGGGTAGTAAGTGCATTATCTTAATTATCGACATATACCGTgactattttttctttgctattccgggtatcattttatttgtcaaactcatgtcaatttagttcgcgagattctggaggcgACCTTACTCGACATTTATCTTGGACGATATA from Cydia splendana chromosome 5, ilCydSple1.2, whole genome shotgun sequence encodes:
- the LOC134790421 gene encoding cytochrome b-c1 complex subunit Rieske, mitochondrial; the protein is MTSVVRAGHLAPYFKSTSQVVSNGLRPLVAVPVSNEKIVAQPLPKASTVQSLHGSLPIQGLKVKASAKVPTQVRFAHTDIAYPDFSAYRRKETQDPTAQAKETADGRQSFTYLMAGAGSMAGAYAAKSVVTQFVSSMAAAADVLALAKIEIKLSEIPEGKSVTFKWRGKPLFIRHRTADEIATEKAVPIETLRDPQHDDQRTQDPGWLVVIGVCTHLGCVPVANAGDFGGYYCPCHGSHYDASGRIRKGPAPLNLEVPPHQFVDDGTLIVG